In the Pseudomonadota bacterium genome, CCGCGGCCAGCTCCGCGCCGGAGCCGCGGCAGTCCGGGCCGTCGCCGGCCTCGGCTGGCTGTTCTCCGCTTCGATTTTCGCGAGCTTCCTGATGGCCGGGCTCTTCTTCCTCCTGATGGCGCTCTGCCAACGGCGCGCGGATCTCGGCTCCACCGCGTACGGCCTGCTCATGGGCGGGCTGTCGGCAGGAGCGATCGCGGGCTACCTGCTCACGAGCGCGAGCTCCGCGCCGCCGCGGGCTCGCGCGGCGGTGTTCTGCTCGGGCGGCGTCGCGTCCGGCGCCGCGCTCGCGGTCGTCCCGGCGATCCCCGGGACCGCGGGGATGGTCCCGCTCCTGGCGATCGCCGGCCTCGGCATCTCGTTGAGCGCGCCTCTCTTCACCACCGCGGTCCAGCTGTCGGTGCCGGACGCCGACCGCGGGACGGTGCTCGGGCTGCGGTTCGCGTTGATGACGGGGGCGACGCCGCTCGGCGTGGCGGCCGCGGGCCTCGCGTCGGAGGTCGTCGATCCGGCCCACCTCATCGCGTTCGCGGGATCGGGGATCGCGGCGGCCTACCTCGCCACCTCAGCGGTGAGATCGGCTCGCGCGGTGCTCGGGGTCGAGCCGGGCCGGCGCTAGCAGAACTTCTGGCCCGCGCATCCCGCGCAGCTGTTCGGGCGGTCGTTCTTGTCGCGCTTCGCCGACTTGAGGATCTTCGGCTTCGCCTTCTTCGTTTCCTTCTTCATCTCGTTCACTGCTCCTCGTTCGAACCGTCTACACCTACTTCTACCACCTGCGCTTGAAGACAGTCAAACGAGCAGTGATCGCGGACCGACAGTCCCTCGGCGTGCGCGAAGCCCGCGCAGCGGTTGCACGACCGCCGGAGCTCGCACGTGGGACAACCCTCCAGGTCGGCCACGGTGATCCGCCGGAGCCGCTCCAACACCTCGGCGCGCGCCCAGATCTCGGCGAGCGGCGCCTCTCGGATCGAGCCCGCGGGAGTCCGCAGCTGCAGGCATGGGTGCACCGTTCCGTACGGGTCGATCGACACCGCGCTCGCGCCGGCGCCGCACGGCCTGTCGCCGGGCCCGCGGTCCCGCATGCGCGGCGACGCCCCGGGCGGGAACGCGGCGAACGCGCGCCGGATCCCCTCGGCGTCGACCGCGAGCGCCTGCGGATCCTTCGCGCCGTCGCGCCGCGGCGCCATGTGGAGCCCGAGCGCGGCAGGGATCCGCTCGCGCACCAGGAGCGCCCGCATCCCCTCGATCCCGTCGACGGTCCCCGCCATCGGCGTCACCGCGGCCCGGACCCGCACGCCGAGATCGCGCAGCGCCCGCAGGCAGGCGAGCGCGTCGGCGAAGGAGCCCGCCTCCCCGGTCACGCCGTCGTGCACCGCGGCGCTCGGCCCGTAGAGCGAGACCTGGGCGGTGTCGATCCCCCGCCGCGCGAGCCTCTCGAGCAGCGCCCGATCGAGCCCCCACCCCGACGTGATGAAGGAGACGGCGAACCTGCGATCCCGGGCCGCCGAGAAGATCTCCTCGAAGTCGCGGCGCAGGAACGGCTCGCCGCCGGTCAGCAGGAGGAAGAGGCCGCCGAGGCGCCGCAGATCGTCGAGGAAGCCGACGATCTCCGCGGTCGAGAGCTCCTCGCGCGGATCGCCGCCGCAGTGGCCGAGGTAGCAGTGACGGCAGCGCAGCCCGCACCGGTACGTGAGCTCGACCTGGCAGTGGAGCGGGACGAGGCTGTCCGCGGCCCAGCGGTTGAGCTCCTCGAGCAGATCCTCCCCCTCCCCTTCGTCCCCTGCCTCCCGTGATTCCCCTTGCCGGGTTCTGCCGATCTCGGCGAGGAACTCCTCCTCGTCGTCCGAGAACGCGTCGTCACCTCTATCGAGGCGCTCGAGCAGCTCGCCGCCCTCGGCGTTCAGGAGGTGCAGATCGCCGGTCGCGTGATCGACGAGCGCGGCCCGGTCGCCGAACGACCGGAAGGAGACGAGCGGAGACAGCCTGGGGCGCGCGCGCACGTTCAAACTCCTTGTCGATACGACCACATCTTATATTGTAGGCGACGACATGGCACGACCTACCATGAGCCGGGCGAAGCGGTTCCTGTTGACCCTCGGCGTCGTCACCGCGGTCGTGATCGCGCTGATCATCCTGAAGCCGGGGGGGCGTCCCGGGCAGAGCGTCCAGCCCTTCGAGCGTCCGGCGGAGCCCGTCACGGCCGCCGCGCCCGCGCGAGAACCCGCGCAGGCGAGCGCAGAGGCGCCCGCCCGGCCCCCGGCCCCGCAGCACGGCGCCGACGCGGTGGTGCGCTCCGGCGAGGAGATCGATCCGAAGCCCAAGGCGGCGCGGCCGCTCGCGACCCCGGTCTGGAGCGCGCCCGTGGATCTCACGTTCTCGTCGTTCAAGGCGCTGCGCCGGGGCTACCGGGCGACCCACGACTTCTCGTCCGAGGAGGTCGCGCGCCTCCACGGCGCCGCGGCGAGGGTCAAGGGCGCGCTCATGCCGATCGATCCGGTGCCCAAGTCGGGCGAGATGAGGCGCTTCTGGCTCGCGAACCCGGTCGTCGTCATGGCCGGGTGCATCTTCTGCAACCCGCCCACCCTGGGCGATCTCGTGTACGTCACGACGGCCGGCGACGCCCCGCTCGTCGTGGATCGCGAGCGGCTCTATAGGAGCGTCGTCTACGCGAAGCTGCTCGGCCGCCTCGAGCTCGGGCCCGGGAAGAGCGACGATGGCGTGGAGTACCTGTTCTCCCTGAGGATGCGGGAGCGACTGGAGTAGGATGGCGTCATGGCGGGCGGG is a window encoding:
- a CDS encoding radical SAM protein, whose product is MRARPRLSPLVSFRSFGDRAALVDHATGDLHLLNAEGGELLERLDRGDDAFSDDEEEFLAEIGRTRQGESREAGDEGEGEDLLEELNRWAADSLVPLHCQVELTYRCGLRCRHCYLGHCGGDPREELSTAEIVGFLDDLRRLGGLFLLLTGGEPFLRRDFEEIFSAARDRRFAVSFITSGWGLDRALLERLARRGIDTAQVSLYGPSAAVHDGVTGEAGSFADALACLRALRDLGVRVRAAVTPMAGTVDGIEGMRALLVRERIPAALGLHMAPRRDGAKDPQALAVDAEGIRRAFAAFPPGASPRMRDRGPGDRPCGAGASAVSIDPYGTVHPCLQLRTPAGSIREAPLAEIWARAEVLERLRRITVADLEGCPTCELRRSCNRCAGFAHAEGLSVRDHCSFDCLQAQVVEVGVDGSNEEQ